TTAAACATTTTTATCTTTAGTTTTATTCTTCGCTTATTCCAGTTTGCAAAGAAAACAGGATGCTTCTTCGGGACATACCTTCCTGAACCGATCCAATATATCTCTTTATAATTCAGCATATCTTCCCAAACTGCCTTAACGCCTTCTACGCCCCTGTAAACCTCAGCGTTTATTTCCGGTTTTTTAAAGTTAAATTGCTCGATTATAGAAGGCATTTCTTTTTCTACCTCTTTCTCTGTTTTATCAATTTCATGCTTTTTTTCCTCCAGACACCCGATGAGTTTGCTGGGGTGGGAAATTTGGAATAATCTTCGTTTGTTTTCCTCGGTATAAGTTACTAAGCCGCGCTCAATAAGCTTGTTTAATATGTCATAGATATTTCTTCTTTCAATGCCTGTTTTTTCATGGATTTTGTTAACAGGAGATGTTCCAAGGTCAAGCAAGGCAGAATATGCCTTGATCTCTCCATCAGAGAGCCCGATTTTTCTTAGGATTTCCAAGGCCATAGGCAGAATAAGATGAACTTATATTTAAATTTAATGGTGTTGTAACAATACCACATACATTTAAATACATTAGCTACTTTCAAATAGTTATGAGTTATTTAATTAAAAATTTAAAAGTTATTGCAGCTGGCGGCTTGTGCCTCATGACCGCCCTCTTAAGCAATGTTCGTGCAGATGACATCTTCAAAGGCTTAAGAGGCCCGACAAACTGGCAATTGGACGAGAGAATCGCCTACTCCAGAAATGAAAAAAATGTTGAAACAGTAACCAATAATCTGATATTGAAATACTGGGATGGCGATGAATTTGGAAAATTCGGATTTATCAGCCTGCCATATAAGTTTATAGATTCGACTAATCTTTCTGAAAATGGGCTAAGCGACATTTCAATAGGTGCTGGCCCAAGAGGAAGAACATTCCCAACAGGCAATAAGGGCTTAGGAAATGAAAGATATGATCTGAAAACAAGCATATTGGCCACATACTTAACAGCCGATAAAAAGTATGGGCTTGATGGGATATTGGAATATGCTTTTACAGGTGAGAACAAAAAAGATATTAATCCGCCAAATGAAACATATCTTGGCTTATTAGCGGGCAGAAAAATTACAGATAAAATCAGATTTGCAACCGGACCTACAAGCACAGTAAAAGACAATGGCGATTATATTGCAAATTGGAGAGCCGTCATCAGATATACGGTTTCTCCAAAATTACATTTTGAATTAGTAGGAGATAAAGGGATTGATGGACATAACATCCCCGAATCAACTGGAATTGGACTTTATGTGAGACGTAATAAAAAATTCTAAGTAATTCCATAATAATGAAACGTATTCAATTTTTACATTTATAACTATGTCCAAATATCAACCTTGTTTATTGTTCTTGTTTTTTCAAAAACAGCAGATCCGATCCCTTTTCCTACGAAAAACGACTGCTGAGAAAATGCCTCTGAGAGCAGGTCAATAAAGCTCTTCTTTTCTTTGTAACCAAATGCAGAAATTGTTATGTTCAGCGTATTTGCAAGGTATTGTTTTGCAGATTCCATGTCGCCAAGCTCATCAACCAGGCCAAGATCCAAAGCCTCCATTCCCAAAAAGAAAACGCCTGTTGATATTTCGCTGGCTTCTTCGTTTGTCAGCAGCCTGTTTTGAGCAACTTCATCTATGAATATCCGGTGTATTTTGTCCAGCTTTTCCTGCATTATTCCTCTTTCTTCAGCTGTTAAATTCTTCAAGGGGCTTCCAATGTCTTTTTCAGATCCGGAAACTAGTCGCTGATACGTTACATTGTGCCTGTTTAAAAAACCAGAAATATCCAAATAAGACCCAAGAACGCCAATAGAGCCTGTAATAGACATCCTGTTTGCGATTATGTAGTCTGCTGCAGACGCTACCCAGTAAGCCCCTGATGCGCCTTCCTCCCTTATTACAGCGACAGTCGGCTTGCTCAGCTTCTTTATTCTGGCTGCGATCTCATCTGATGCAACAGCAGAGCCGCCGGGAGAATTTATATCAAAGATTATGGCTTTTACATTGGGATTTTTATCCGCCTTGTCTATGTTCTCAATTACTTTTGTCGAGGATGCAACTATGCTGCCGAATGATCCATATGATTCATCAGCCATTATGATGCCTTTTATCGGAATTACAGCAGCATTTCCTGATTCAACTGGCGCTGAAGAAAGCAGCGCTGCGATGCCTGCAAACATCAAGCTGAAAAACCCCAAAATTGCCAGAACAACAATGACAACAGCCCATTTGTTCATCTTGCCACCTCATAGACTTGCACAATCTTTGT
Above is a window of Candidatus Woesearchaeota archaeon DNA encoding:
- the sppA gene encoding signal peptide peptidase SppA, which encodes MNKWAVVIVVLAILGFFSLMFAGIAALLSSAPVESGNAAVIPIKGIIMADESYGSFGSIVASSTKVIENIDKADKNPNVKAIIFDINSPGGSAVASDEIAARIKKLSKPTVAVIREEGASGAYWVASAADYIIANRMSITGSIGVLGSYLDISGFLNRHNVTYQRLVSGSEKDIGSPLKNLTAEERGIMQEKLDKIHRIFIDEVAQNRLLTNEEASEISTGVFFLGMEALDLGLVDELGDMESAKQYLANTLNITISAFGYKEKKSFIDLLSEAFSQQSFFVGKGIGSAVFEKTRTINKVDIWT